TACACTTTGTGGACAGCGGTATGGATACCGGCCCGATTCTTTTGCAAAAGGCGGTTGAGGTCCGAGAAGGTGATACCCCCAAAATATTGCAGAAGCGTGTGATGGAGGAAGCTGAGTGGGTGATCTTGCCGTATGCCATAGATCTGATTGCCAATGACAGGATTCGTGTAGAAGATGGATTGGTAAGAATTCTGAAATAAAGGAGTACAAAGTGATGAAAATTCTGATTATCGGAAGCGGCGGAAGAGAGCATGTAATTGCCTGGAAGGCAGCCAGAAGCCCAAAGGTGGATAAGATGTACTGTGCTCCCGGAAACGCCGGAATAGCGGAATACGCCGAGTGTGTAAATATTGGTGCCATGGAGTTTGAAAAACTGGCTGCGTTTGCAAAAGAAAAGGGAATTGATTTAACGATTGTAGGCATGGATGATCCGCTTGTGGGAGGTATCGTGGATGTATTTGAGACGCAGGGGCTTCGCATTTTCGGACCGCGGAAGGATGCAGCAATCCTGGAAGGTTCCAAAGCGTTTTCAAAGGACTTGATGAAAAAATATCATATACCTACAGCAGCATATGAAAACTTTACGGACCCCCAAAAGGCACTTGCCTGTCTTGAGACCGCAAGATTTCCAATTGTACTGAAAGCGGATGGTCTGGCGCTGGGAAAGGGTGTACTGATCTGCCAGAACCTGGAGGAGGCGAGGGAAGGTGTCCGGGAGATAATGCTGGATAAGAAATTTGGACAGGCAGGAAATCAGATGGTGATCGAAGAGTTTATGACAGGACGGGAAGTATCTGTACTCTCTTTTGTGGATGGAAAAACCATCAGGATCATGACCTCCGCACAGGATCACAAGCGGGCGAAGGATAAAGACCAGGGACTCAATACGGGAGGTATGGGGACATTTTCACCCAGTCCATTTTATACAGAAGAGGTGGATACATTCTGTAAACAATATATCTATCAGCAGACAGTAGATGCCATGGCGGCAGAGGGAAGAACGTTTCAGGGAATTATCTTCTTTGGACTGATGCTGACAGAAGATGGACCTAAAGTTCTGGAGTACAATGCCCGGTTTGGGGATCCGGAAGCCCAGGTGGTCTTGCCCAGGATGAAAAATGATATTATAGAGGTATTTGAAGCATGCATTGATGGCACATTGGATCGAATTGACCTGCAGTTTGAAGATAATGCGGCAGTTTGTGTGGTACTTGCAAGTGATGGGTATCCGGTTTCTTATGAGAAGGGATTTCCGATACACGGTCTGGAACACTTCAAAGGCAGTGAGGACTATTTCGTATTTCATGCCGGAACCTGCTTTAAAAATGGAGAAGTTGTTACAAACGGCGGAAGGGTCTTAGGTGTTACGGCTAAGGGGAAAGACCTGAAAGAGGCCCGGGAACATGCATATCAGGCTGTGGAGCTCGTGGAATTTCAAAACAAATATTACCGCCATGATATTGGAAAAGCAATTGATGAGGTTTGATACAAAGGAACTGCCGCCGGCAGTTCCTTTTATGTACTTTGGCGTTTATAACTGGAATCAAAACTTGCTGTTTTCACTTCAGTGTGCTATTCTAGTCTTACACAAAAGAAACAAGTGTTCTTAAATCTCTGTTTTTATTATAGATAGAAAGGTGGGATGCATATGCTGATTACTTATATAGAACATAGTGGATTCGCAGTGGAATGGGAAGAGTGTGTCTGGTTGTTTGATTATTACAGAGGAGAGATTCCCGCCCGGGATACAAAAAAGCCGCTCTTCATCTTTTCCAGCCATGGACACCGGGATCACTTTGTCCCTGAGATTTTTAATTTGTTTTCTGGCTATGAAAATGTACATTATATTTTGTCGTCAGATATTCAAAAGGAAGTTAAGAAAATCCCGTTGGGAAACATCCCAGATGGAATTCATTATATGAAACCGGGCGGCAACTTAAGTCTGGAGATCGGAGAGACTCAGAGTATGCAGATAAAAACTCTGGATTCCACAGACAGAGGAGTGGCATTTCTGATTGCTTATCAAGAGCAGTCTGTCTTTCATGCAGGTGATTTAAATGCCTGGGTATGGGAAGAGGATTCCAAGGCAGAGAAGCACGATATGATAACCAGGTATCAAAGAGAGGTTGATAAACTGATGCAGATTCCGTTAAATATTGCATTTCTGCCTCTGGATCACAGACTGGAGGACAACTATGATATGGGAATACATTATTTTATGGATCATGTGAATACGGAGTATATATTTCCGATGCATCTTTGGGGACGTTACAGCACAGTTACAAAATTCAGGGATTCCCTGCCGGGTACCGGGCAAAGAAGTAAGATTGTCAATGTAACGCATCCGGGACAACAGTGGGAATACGAAAAAGCTGAATTAAGAGAAATAACAGATAAAAGGAGATTGAGATGATTCAGGATATACAACCACATCGTTTTCATGTGGAATATACACCACAGGAGCCAGAGGAAAGCGATGTGGTATTGATTTACATGCGGGATCGGATTCTGGCTAAATATAAGGAGGGCAGGATAGAATACCCTTTGGTTTCAGATATCATGAGTGTCTTTCCCGAAATCGGGAAAAAAGCGAAATTTTTATTCAGAATTGATGATCAGGATTACTATGAACTGAGAAAACCGGAGATAGAAGAATTCAGTGATTGGAGCTATCAGGCTACGACAGTCTTAAGAGAAGCCAGTCCTATGTGGAAAGCTTTCGCCGGAATTACGGGATATCAGATTCATACCTGGTACAACGATACAAAGTTCTGCGGCCGCTGCGGTACGAAGATGAGGGCACAGGGAGTGGAACGGGCGATGGAATGTCCGGCGTGCGGAAAAGTTACATACCCGACCATTTCTCCGGCAGTTATTGTAGGAATTACCAATGGAAACAGACTGTTGCTGACCAGATATGCGGCCGGTCACAGTAAGCTTAAGAATTATGCACTCGTTGCCGGTTATGTGGAAGTGGGAGAAGTCCTGGAAGAGACGGTCCGCAGGGAAGTGATGGAAGAAGTCGGTCTGAAGGTCAAGAATATCAGATACTATAAAAGTCAGCCCTGGGCATTTACAGGAACAATTCTGGTTGGATTTTTCTGTGATGTGGATGGGGATGATACCATACATCTGGACGAATTGGAACTGAGCGAAGGGCAGTGGTTTGAACGTGAAGATATTCCGGAAAACAAACTGAATATCAGCCTTACCAGTGAGATGATACAATTTTTTAAATCGAATCCAGGCAACGAATTTCAATGAAATGTCTTTTTATAGAAAACTAAGGAGATTAGTATGAATTATAGAATGGTGCTTCAGTATGATGGCAGCAGATATGATGGATGGCAGAAGCAGGGAAACACAGGCAATACCATTCAGGGTAAACTGGAAGCAGTACTTAGCCGCTTTGCCGGAGAATCCGTGGAAGTTAACGGTGCAGGAAGAACGGATGCAGGGGTGCATGCTTATGGGCAGACTGCAAGCTTTCATCTGAAGCAGGAGGCAGAAGAAGAGGAACTTTGGAAGTATCTGAACAGATATCTTCCGGAGGATATAGAGGTTTTAGGCGTGGAAAGGGCACCGGAGCGTTTCCATGCCAGATTATCCGCTGTCCGCAAGACGTATATGTATAAGGTAGGTTTAGACAGCAGAAAACATGTATTTGACAGAAAGTATCTCTATCATTTTGAGGGAGAGCTGGATATAAAAGCGATGGAAGAAGCAGCCAGATATCTCAGAGGAACCCATGACTTTAAAAGCTTCTGTTCGAACAGACGTTTTAAAAAGTCTACGATTCGTACCCTTCATATGATTAAGATCGATTTAGATAAAAAAACGGATGTGATGAAAATCATATTTATTGGAGATGGATTTTTATACCATATGGTCAGAATTATCACAGGTACACTGCTGGAGGTAGGACAGGGAAAGCGCTCCCCCTCGGAGATTAAAGGGATTATCGAAGCAAAAGACAGAGAGGCCGCAGGCTTTACGGCACCACCGCAGGGACTGACATTGGTTTCGGTGGAATACGAATAGGAGAATTTATGCAGACTTACAAAGGAGCGATATTTGATCTGGATGGAACCCTTCTGGATTCCATGAATGTCTGGAGACAGATAGATGAAGATTTTCTGAGAAAGAGAGGGTTTGAAGTACCGCAGGACTATATGGCAGCCATCACTCCACTAGGAGCGAAAGCTGCCGCCGCTTACACGATTAGGCGCTTTAAGCTGAATGAAAGACCGGAGGATATTATGCAGGAGTGGATGTCCATGGCGCAGGACGCATATGCAACTCAGGTCATTTTGAAACCATATGTCATGGAATATCTGGAGCAGTTGAAAAGACTTGATATCCGGATAGCAGCAGCTACATCTTCAGAACGGGAACTGATGCTTCCTGCACTTAAGCGTACAGGCATACTGCCATATTTTGATGAGATTGTAACGGTCAGTGAAGTTTCAAGAGGGAAAGGGTTTCCGGATATTTATGAAAAAGCAGCGCTGCAGATTGGAGAAAAATCTCAGACCTGTGTGGTATATGAAGATATCATAGAAGGCGTACGCGGGGCCAATGAAGGTGGATTCTTATCCGTAGGGGTCTATGATCCGGAATCGGAATCCTCAAAGGAGGACATACTTAGAGAATCAGATGTATATATCCATGGATTCGATGAACTGATGGAACAGCATCGCGAATCCTATGATTTTTAAAAGAAATAAAATGTAAAGGTGATAATAATGGCAAAAGTAACTTATGATGCCAGCAGTATATCTGTGCTGGAAGGACTGGAGGCAGTCAGAAAAAGACCCGGAATGTATATTGGAAGCACGACAAGAAAAGGGTTGAACCATCTGATCTACGAAATCGTGGATAATGCAGTTGACGAGCATCTGGCAGGATACTGTGATAGGATACAGGTTACACTCGAGGCGGATGGTTCCTGTACTGTTTCGGATAACGGACGGGGAATTCCCGTAGGAATGCATGAGAAGGGGATGTCTGCGGAACGCCTGGTATTCACAACACTGCATGCCGGTGGAAAATTTGATAATCAGGCATATAAGACCAGCGGAGGACTGCACGGTGTGGGCTCTTCGGTGGTCAATGCATTGTCCAGCCATCTCGATATCAAAATCAGTGTGGACGGCTACATTCATCATGATTATTATGAACAGGGTGTGCCGAAGCTGGAGCTGGAGAATGGACTTCTCCCGAAGCTGGGAAGAACCCGCGAGACAGGTACCTGTGTGAACTTTCTTCCGGATCCGGAAATATTCGAAAAGACCCGGTTCTCTGCCACAGAAGTGAAGTCTCGTCTTCATGAGACAGCCTATCTGAATCCTGAGCTTAAGATTGTGTTTGAGGACAGGCGTGACGGTGTTCAGGAAACAATCGTCTTTCATGAACCGGATGGAATCGTGGGCTTTGTGAAAGATTTGAACAGAAAAAAAGAGGCTGTTCATGAAGTGATTTACTTTAAAGGAGAGAGTGAAGGAATCACTGTAGAAGTGGCACTTCAGTTTATCAATGAATTTCAGGAAAATGTACTGGGGTTCTGTAATAATATCTATAATGCAGAGGGCGGCGCCCACTTAACAGGCTTTAAAACCCAATTTACTACAATTATGAATAATTATGCCAGAGAACTTGGGATTCTAAAAGAGAAGGATTCCAATTTCACAGGGGCAGACATCCGTAATGGTATGACAGCGGTGGTTTCAATCAAGCATCCTGATCCAAGATTTGAAGGACAGACGAAAACAAAGCTGGATAACCAGGATGCAGCAAGGGCAGCCAGTAAAATTACGGGAGAAGAAGCAGTACTATATTTCGACCGGAATCTGGAGGTTTTAAAGAATGTACTGGCTTGTGCGGAGCGTTCGGCAAAGATTCGTAAGACAGAAGAAAAAGCAAAAACCAACTTGTTATCCAAACAGAAATATTCCTTTGATTCCAATGGAAAGCTTTCCAATTGCGAGAGCCGGGATCCTACTAAGTGCGAAATATTTATTGTGGAGGGAGATTCGGCAGGCGGTTCTGCCAAGATGGCCAGAAACAGGAATTTCCAGGCAATCATGCCGATTCGCGGAAAAATTTTAAATGTGGAAAAAGCTACAATTGACAAAGTGCTTGCCAATGCCGAGATTAAGACTATGATTAATGCATTCGGATGTGGTTTTTCGGAAGGATATGGCAATGACTTTGATATTACGAAGCTGCGTTATAATAAGATCATCATCATGGCCGATGCCGATGTGGACGGAGCGCATATTTCCACCCTGCTCTTGACCTTATTTTACCGGTTTATGCCTGAATTAATCTATGAGGGACATGTATATGTAGCAATGCCGCCCCTCTATAAAGTCATGCCTTCGAAGGGGAAGGAAGAATATCTGTATGACGATAAAGCGTTAGACAGATACCGGAAAAAACATAAGAATGAAAAATTCACTCTGCAAAGATACAAAGGTCTGGGAGAAATGGATGCGGTACAGCTTTGGGAGACTACGCTGAACCCCGGGAGCAGAATGCTGAAACAGATTGAAATTGAAGATGCCCGTCTGGCATCGGATGTGACAGAAGTTTTGATGGGAACCGATGTACCTCCCAGAAAGGCATTTATCTATGAGCATGCCCAAGATGCAGAATTAGATATCTAATTCCCGTGAGAAAGGTTGAATAGAATGGATGAACAGATTATAAAGACAGAATATTCCGAGCTTATGCAGAAATCATATATTGACTATGCCATGAGTGTAATTGTGGCGCGGGCACTTCCCGATGTACGCGACGGTCTGAAGCCTGTGCACAGAAGAACCCTGTATGATATGCAGGAGCTGGGAATTTATTATGACAGACCCTACCGGAAATGTGCCCGTATCGTGGGTGACACGATGGGAAAATATCATCCTCACGGTGACAGCTCCATCTATGACGCCCTAGTGGTGATGGCCCAGGATTTTAAAAAGGGTCAGACATTAGTCGATGGGCATGGAAACTTCGGCTCCATAGAAGGTGACGGCGCCGCTGCAATGCGTTATACGGAGGCCAGGCTTCAGAAGATTACACAGGATGTTTATCTGAAGGATATGGACAAAGATGTGGTCGATTTCATTCCGAATTTCGATGAGACAGAGAAAGAACCCGAGGTGCTGCCGGTAAGGATTCCCAATCTGCTGGTCAATGGTGCAGATGGCATCGCGGTGGGTATGGCCACAAATATCCCGCCCCATAACCTGGCAGAGGTAGTGGATGCCGTAAAGGCTTATATGAAGGATGAGGACATTACGACCAAAGGTCTGATGAAATATATCAAAGGACCTGATTTTCCTACGGGAGGAATTGTTGCAAATCAGGATGACCTGAGGCAGATTTATGAGACAGGGGCCGGAAAGCTGAAACTTCGGGGTAAACTTGCAGTAGAGAAAGGAAAGGCGGGAAAACAGTATCTGATTATCAGTGAGATTCCGTATACGATGATTGGCGCCAATATCAGTAAGTTTCTGAATGACGTTGCAAATCTGGTGGACTTAAAAAAGGCACAGGATATCATAGATATATCCAACCAGTCCTCAAAGGAAGGAATACGGATTATGCTGGAACTTAAAAAGGGAGCGGATGTGGAGCATCTGACCAATCTGCTTTATAAGAAGACGAGGCTTGAGGATACATTTGGTGTGAACATGCTGGCAGTTGTGGATGGCCGTCCGGAGACTTTAAGTCTTAAAAAGATTATCGAACATCATGTGGATTTTCAATTTGAACTATGTACCAGAAAATACCAGAATCTGCTGGCCAGGGAACTGGATAAAAAGGAAGTCCAGGAGGGCCTGATTAAAGCCTATGATGTAATTGATCTCATCATTGAAATCCTGCGGGGCAGTAAAAATCAAAAGCAGGTAAAGGACTGTCTGACCATGGGGCTTACTGATGGGATTAAATTCAAGACAAAGACCAGTGAAAAGGCCGCACGGAAGCTTAACTTTACCCAGAGACAGGCTGCGGCGATACTGGAGATGCGCCTGTATCGCCTGATTGGTCTGGAGCTTGAGGCATTACTGAAGGAACACGGCGATACACTGGAGAAAATCGCCCGCTATGAGGATATACTAAACAATTATGACTCCATGGCCAGGGTAATTATGGATGATCTGGACGCTGTTAAAAAAGAGTATGGAAGAAAGCGCAGGACTTTAATTGAAAATTCAGAAGAAATTGTCCTGGAAGAACAGAAAATAAAAGAGACAGAAATTGTATTTCTCATGGATCGGTTCGGATATGCCAAAACTGTAGATGTGGCTACCTATGAGCGTAATAAAGAATCAGCAGATACTGAGAATAAATATGTCTTTCGCTGTATGAATACCGATAAAATCTGTATTTTCACAGATCAGGGCAGGCTGCACATGGTAAAAGCTTTGGACTTGCCCGGAGGAAAGTTTCGGGATAAAGGAACACCGATTGATAATCTCTGTAATTACAGCAGTACCCGGGAACAGATGGTATTTGTCTCCAGCCTGGAACATATAAAACAGAATAAATTGGTATTTGTTTCAAAAAACGGGATGTGCAAGGTTGTAGATGGCTACGAATTTGATGTGTCAAAACGTACAGTTGCCGCTACGAAACTGGCAGAGGAGCAGGACTGCGTAATATTGGTGGGCATCTTTGATGAAAGCGACTATCTGGTATTGCAAAGCCACGGCGGCTATTTTCTGCGATTCCTCGCAAACGAGATACCGGAGAAAAAGAAAACCGCACTTGGAGTCCGGGGTATGCGGCTTAGCGAAGGGGACTATATGGAACACGCATATCTCTTAGCCAGCCGTATGGAATATGAGATAGAATATAAAGAAAAAAAACTTAACCTGAATAAATTGAAACTCGCAAAACGGGACACGAAGGGAACGAAAAAGCAATGATATATAGTTCTAAATAATATAAAAGAAGCCGCATTTTTTAAGCGGCCTCTTTTTAGGTTATCTTTTTATAAAATCTGAGGTAATCCAAGGTAATTGAGCAGCCCGACATAGATGCCATATGCAAACTGGTATTGATCATTAACCAGCTTCTGAACATCATCGTAATTCGAAATATAGCCAAGCTCAACTAATATAGAAGGCATCTGTGTGCGCCTTAAGACGTATAGGGCGGAATTGACCCGTACGCCATTGTTCTTTGTACCGGTTCTGCGGACAATTTCCAGAAGAACCTGTTCCGCCAGTTCTGCGGCGGGACTATCCAGATCATAGACATAGACTTCGCTGCCGTTTATTTCCGGGTTGGGGTTGGAGTTTACGTGTATACTGATAAAATAATCTGCCGGCCAGCTGTTCGCCATATACACACGCTCTCTTAAACTGGTGGCATTGCTGGTTCCAAGCACTGTCTCAGGTGTCGGCCTGGAAACACGTACTTCAAATCTTGGATCATTTGAAAGTATATTGGCCAGAAAAATCCCCACCATATAAGTGATATCCTGCTCCCTATAGCCGAAGCCTTCTGCGCCTGCATTAAAACCACTGGGATTATGTCCCTGATCAACAAAAATTTTTATTGCCAAAATCTTACCATCCTTCATATATTACTTCTCATGAATACTATATGCAGAAACGGCTTCCTGGATGAAAGATGGTAACTTAATTTAGCTTCATGCCTTTCAACGCATCAGCAAACGCGTTGTTGAGCGGTTTGGCGGCTTCTTTCTTTTGATTTGCCATATATTTTGCCACATCCTTCTTTGTTACTCCGCCACCTTCTTTCCTGCGGCGTTCCTCAAACTTGTCCAAACGTTCTTTATGACCACAGGAGCAGATAAAAGTGGCTTCTTCTCCTTTTCCATACATCTCCATACGCTTATGGCAGACAGGACAGCGGGCATTTGTGGTGCGCGATATGGTTTCACGGTAGCCACACGCACGGTCCTGACAAACCAGTAGTTTTGCGTTTTTACCATTAACAGATAACAGACGCTTTCCACATTGGGGACATTTTTTGTTGGTCAGATTGTCATGACGGAAGGTTCCCTCCTCCGACTTTATCTCATGGATAAGATCCCCGGTATAGGTACGGATTTCGGACATAAAATCCTGATGCGCAAGCTTCCCTTTTGCTATATCAGAAAGCTTCATTTCCCAGCTTGCCGTAAGCTCCGGTTTTTTTAAATCTGCCGGCACCAGCTTCAGCAATTGCTTTGCCTTGCCAGTCAGCAGGATTTCATTGCCTTTCTTTTCGAGCAAAAAACTGTTAAAAAGTTTTTCTATAATATCTGCTCTGGTAGCCACGGTTCCAAGCCCTCCTGTTTCCCCCAGGGTTTTTGCCATCCGGATATCCGAAGACTCCATATAGCGGATGGGATTTTCCATGGCGGAAAGAAGCGTTGCTTCCGTAAAACGTGCAGGCGGTTTGGTTTTTCCCTCCCGAATTGTGACCTTTGAATCAAAAAAAATCTGACCCTGCTGCAGAAGAGGGAGAGTCTGCTCTTTCATATCCTCATGAGCTTCATCCTCCTCATCAGGATTCTGCCCGGACTCGTATATCTCCCGCCATCCATTTTCTACAATTCTTTTCCCCTTTGCTGTAAAGGTTTCTCCGCCTGAAAGTCCTGTCAGAGTAGTTTCTTCGTAGATACATGGAGGGTAGAGTACACTGATGAATCTACGGACAACCAGATCGTAAATTCTTCGTTCTTCCACAGACATAGCATTCAGTTGTACGAATTGTTCCGTTGGAATGATTGCATGGTGATCCGATACCTTACTGTCGTTTACAAATGGCAATTTTCCCGATAATTTCATCTGTTTTGCCTTAGCAGCAAAAGTCTTATACGGACCCACAGCTATGGCTTCCAGACGTTCTCTTAGGGTAGGGACGATATCTGCAGTCAGATATCGGGAATCCGTACGGGGATAGGTGAGAACTTTATGAAACTCATAGAGACGCTGCATGATATTCAAGGTCTGTTTGGCTGAGTAACCAAAGCGTTTATTGGCATCCCGCTGTAGTTCTGTCAAGTCATAGAGTAGTGGGGCATAAGTCTTTTTATCCTTTTTTTCTACCTTTGTAAGTTTAAATTCCTTATGTGTAATCCTGCTTTGTATTTCCTGACTGCGTTCTTTGGAAAAAATCCTGGTTTCCCCGGTCTTTCCATCTTTCCACAGATAAGAAACACCTCCGGCCAAAGTGGAAATTGTATAGTAAGGTTTTGGCTCAAAAGCACGGATTTCATGCTCCCTTTTATCAATCATGGCAAGCGTAGGTGTCTGAACCCGTCCGCAGGACAACTGCGCATTATATTTGCAGGTCAGAGCACGCGTACAGTTAATTCCCACTAGCCAGTCGGATTCCGCACGTGAAACGGCAGCATGATAAAGCGTATCATATTCTCTGGAATCCTTAAGATGAGCAAACCCTTCTTTTATTGCTTTATCCGTAACAGAAGAAATCCAGAGGCGCTTGCAAGGTTTTTGATTATGCGCTTTATCAAGAATCCATCGGGCAACCAGTTCACCTTCCCTGCCGGCATCCGTTGCGATAACAACCTGGCTGATATCCTTTCTGTCAAGCAGCATCTGTATTGCATGGTACTGCTTACCAGTTTGTGGGATAACCTTGATTTTCAGCTTCGCAGGCATCAGGGGAAGAACTTCCAATTTCCATTCCTTATATTTTTTATCATAGTCTTCAGGATCCAACAAGGTAACCAGGTGGCCGAGCGCCCAGGTAACCACATACTGGCTGCCTTCTATACATCCGTTTCCATTCTGACGGCAATTAAGAACCCGGGCGATATCTCTGCCTACAGAAGGCTTCTCTGCAATGACTAATGTTTTCATGTTATTAACTCCTACTCTTTTTAAATGCATTCAATTTTGTAACAGTGTTGCGCAGATTTCGAGGAATTACGACTTTTTTCCTCACATTTCTGTCTTTTTTTCATATGATATGGTAAGAGATCATTCATAATAAGCAACACATGGTCTCTTACTCAAGTTCATCCTTCCTGTGTGAATAACGGATTCTCCATAAGGCGTCGGCGGCTTCGCCTTATGGAAAGGAAATAGGGAACAGCTCGTGTACACTCCATGGCTGTTCCCTGTTTTTAAACACGTTCTAAAGTCGCAACTGCTTTTTCATTATATTGGGAGGAAATGATGCCCCCATCTGACAGACGGGAATAGATTCCCTTAAATGCCCCATTATATACATAAAGTCCTGACATATTGGTATAGGATTTAAACGCCGCCTCCTGGTCCGGAAAATAAATATTTTCCGTCTGATAGGGAGGACAATATTCCTGATAAATATACCCTTTGTTAAAATGGCGTGTTACAATATCTGCCCAGTCATCGGGGTTATAATCAATGCCGGCAAAGACACCCCTGGAGGCATAAGAGTCCAGTGGTTTGATAATCCATCTGTCTTTTTCAGAGGTAATCTGTTCCAAAGTACAGTACCTGTCATCCATGAGATTGGTAGAAGGAATGTGTTCATTGACAAACAGCTGCTCCTCCTTTGTCAAAAGATGCAGTGTAGGTTCTTCACGTAATATCTTAAACAACCATTTATTATGGATGATTTGCGTACAGAAGGAGCCGATGGTGCATACATCCTGGTTTTTAACGGCCTTTATGAAGTCCTGTACCTCATCATAATGTTCCATAACATCTGTGGTTACAGCCCGGCGGTAAATGGCATCCACAGGATGGCCTGAAGGGGAATAAAGTACATGATTCTTATACTTCATCTCTGTAATTTCACAAATTTCACATTCACATCCATATTTTTGAAAACGTCTTTGAAATTCTTCGAATTCTGTGATGGAACAATGTTCGAGAAAATCCACAATCGCGATATAAGGCTTTCCGAGTTTTTTCTTTTCGTAAGTATCATACAGGGATAAAAAAGTTTCCACCCATGTGTCGAATAATTCGAACTGTCTGAATGCGTATTTTTCTTTCATATGCTTGTGAGCAATATTTAACTCCAGGGCCTGATTCAATACGAAATCTTCGTTCATGGCACTGGTTCCATCGGTGTTAATTTCACAAAATTTGAAAGAGTGAGTTTCTTCATTAAAGAAAATGTCAAATCTCGCAATAGGCAGAACACTGTCATACAAATTGGGAACCAGAATCAATTCCTCTAATTCTCTGGAAAACGGAAACAGCTTTCTGTATTCCGGATTATTCAGATACTCCTGGATGACCTTTGTAAATATGCGATAGGTAATCCTGACAATATTCTCATAGATTTGAACGGTATCTTTTGTAAAAACTTTAGGAACATGCAGTGTGTGAACACAACGCCCGTGATATGCAACGGAAGAGTGCTCCAGGTAGTC
The window above is part of the Novisyntrophococcus fermenticellae genome. Proteins encoded here:
- a CDS encoding DNA gyrase/topoisomerase IV subunit A — encoded protein: MDEQIIKTEYSELMQKSYIDYAMSVIVARALPDVRDGLKPVHRRTLYDMQELGIYYDRPYRKCARIVGDTMGKYHPHGDSSIYDALVVMAQDFKKGQTLVDGHGNFGSIEGDGAAAMRYTEARLQKITQDVYLKDMDKDVVDFIPNFDETEKEPEVLPVRIPNLLVNGADGIAVGMATNIPPHNLAEVVDAVKAYMKDEDITTKGLMKYIKGPDFPTGGIVANQDDLRQIYETGAGKLKLRGKLAVEKGKAGKQYLIISEIPYTMIGANISKFLNDVANLVDLKKAQDIIDISNQSSKEGIRIMLELKKGADVEHLTNLLYKKTRLEDTFGVNMLAVVDGRPETLSLKKIIEHHVDFQFELCTRKYQNLLARELDKKEVQEGLIKAYDVIDLIIEILRGSKNQKQVKDCLTMGLTDGIKFKTKTSEKAARKLNFTQRQAAAILEMRLYRLIGLELEALLKEHGDTLEKIARYEDILNNYDSMARVIMDDLDAVKKEYGRKRRTLIENSEEIVLEEQKIKETEIVFLMDRFGYAKTVDVATYERNKESADTENKYVFRCMNTDKICIFTDQGRLHMVKALDLPGGKFRDKGTPIDNLCNYSSTREQMVFVSSLEHIKQNKLVFVSKNGMCKVVDGYEFDVSKRTVAATKLAEEQDCVILVGIFDESDYLVLQSHGGYFLRFLANEIPEKKKTALGVRGMRLSEGDYMEHAYLLASRMEYEIEYKEKKLNLNKLKLAKRDTKGTKKQ
- a CDS encoding N-acetylmuramoyl-L-alanine amidase family protein, coding for MAIKIFVDQGHNPSGFNAGAEGFGYREQDITYMVGIFLANILSNDPRFEVRVSRPTPETVLGTSNATSLRERVYMANSWPADYFISIHVNSNPNPEINGSEVYVYDLDSPAAELAEQVLLEIVRRTGTKNNGVRVNSALYVLRRTQMPSILVELGYISNYDDVQKLVNDQYQFAYGIYVGLLNYLGLPQIL
- a CDS encoding DNA topoisomerase III, translating into MKTLVIAEKPSVGRDIARVLNCRQNGNGCIEGSQYVVTWALGHLVTLLDPEDYDKKYKEWKLEVLPLMPAKLKIKVIPQTGKQYHAIQMLLDRKDISQVVIATDAGREGELVARWILDKAHNQKPCKRLWISSVTDKAIKEGFAHLKDSREYDTLYHAAVSRAESDWLVGINCTRALTCKYNAQLSCGRVQTPTLAMIDKREHEIRAFEPKPYYTISTLAGGVSYLWKDGKTGETRIFSKERSQEIQSRITHKEFKLTKVEKKDKKTYAPLLYDLTELQRDANKRFGYSAKQTLNIMQRLYEFHKVLTYPRTDSRYLTADIVPTLRERLEAIAVGPYKTFAAKAKQMKLSGKLPFVNDSKVSDHHAIIPTEQFVQLNAMSVEERRIYDLVVRRFISVLYPPCIYEETTLTGLSGGETFTAKGKRIVENGWREIYESGQNPDEEDEAHEDMKEQTLPLLQQGQIFFDSKVTIREGKTKPPARFTEATLLSAMENPIRYMESSDIRMAKTLGETGGLGTVATRADIIEKLFNSFLLEKKGNEILLTGKAKQLLKLVPADLKKPELTASWEMKLSDIAKGKLAHQDFMSEIRTYTGDLIHEIKSEEGTFRHDNLTNKKCPQCGKRLLSVNGKNAKLLVCQDRACGYRETISRTTNARCPVCHKRMEMYGKGEEATFICSCGHKERLDKFEERRRKEGGGVTKKDVAKYMANQKKEAAKPLNNAFADALKGMKLN
- a CDS encoding glutathionylspermidine synthase family protein; its protein translation is MKAIQEEYQSYISEHFEENRASALAVRDYLEHSSVAYHGRCVHTLHVPKVFTKDTVQIYENIVRITYRIFTKVIQEYLNNPEYRKLFPFSRELEELILVPNLYDSVLPIARFDIFFNEETHSFKFCEINTDGTSAMNEDFVLNQALELNIAHKHMKEKYAFRQFELFDTWVETFLSLYDTYEKKKLGKPYIAIVDFLEHCSITEFEEFQRRFQKYGCECEICEITEMKYKNHVLYSPSGHPVDAIYRRAVTTDVMEHYDEVQDFIKAVKNQDVCTIGSFCTQIIHNKWLFKILREEPTLHLLTKEEQLFVNEHIPSTNLMDDRYCTLEQITSEKDRWIIKPLDSYASRGVFAGIDYNPDDWADIVTRHFNKGYIYQEYCPPYQTENIYFPDQEAAFKSYTNMSGLYVYNGAFKGIYSRLSDGGIISSQYNEKAVATLERV